From the Deinococcus radiophilus genome, one window contains:
- a CDS encoding type I restriction endonuclease subunit R encodes MIPRKEPSAPMPTDTSEKALETIIVNSLTSGGWLAGSPQAYEREYQVDLVQLTAFLEATQPGLVDAFDLHNASPTRHKFLSRLQGEITKRGIVDVLRNGINHGPHSVDLFYGTPTPGNTAAEERYAQNRFTVTRQLRYSNNETALALDLGLFVNGLPIATLELKNSLTKQTVGDAIEQYKRDRDPRERLFELGRCIAHFAVDDSEVYFCTQLAGKASWFLPFNRGWNQGGGNPPNPNGLKTAYFWEEVLHPQSLTNILENYAQVVEEENPKKPGKKKRKAIFPRYHQLDAVRKLLADVQARGAGQRYLIQHSAGSGKSNSIAWLAHQLVGLQRDGQPVFDSVVVVTDRRILDKQIRDTIRQFAQVKSTVGHAVHSGDLRTFLQSGKKIIITTVQKFPFILDEISLEQGKSFAILIDEAHSSQSGRSAAAMNQAMSGDHLPAASADEGEQDTEDWINEALDKRMQSRKMLKNASYFAFTATPKNRTLETFGTPVQQQGQVQHLPFHVYSMKQATQEGFIMDVLKSYTPVQSYYRLVKKVEADPEFDAKRAQKKLRNYVEGHQHAIRTKAEIMVDHFHEQVIAQQKVGGEARAMIVTGSIQRAIEYFHAVRDYLSERKSPYKAIVAFSGEPEYGGVKVTEASLNGFPSQDIPDRIQEDPYRFLICADKFQTGYDEPLLHTMYVDKPLSGIKAVQTLSRLNRAHPKKHDVFVLDFQNDTEVIQKSFEPYYRTTVLSDETDPNKLHDLKSDLDGMQVYSPEQVDALVELYLSGAQRDRLDPILDACVADYNELDEEQQVEFKGNAKSFVRIYSFLAALLPYSDAAWEKLSIFLNFLIPKLPAPKEEDLSRGILETIDMDSYRAEKQAMQHIALTDKDGTVDPTPGAGVLGKAEAELDTLSHILKAFNDQFGNIQWSDKDKLHKLITEEIPARVAEDIAYQNAMRNSSKQNARIEGNKALGRVLVALMKDNTELFKQYSDNGSFQKWMQDMVFDLTYNENQRGL; translated from the coding sequence TTGATTCCCCGGAAGGAACCGTCTGCCCCCATGCCTACCGATACATCTGAAAAAGCCCTGGAAACCATCATCGTCAACTCACTGACCAGTGGTGGCTGGCTGGCGGGTTCACCGCAGGCATACGAGCGCGAGTATCAGGTGGACCTGGTGCAGCTGACCGCTTTTCTGGAGGCGACTCAGCCAGGACTAGTAGATGCCTTTGACCTACACAATGCCAGCCCGACCCGCCACAAGTTCCTCTCCAGGCTTCAGGGCGAGATCACCAAGCGCGGCATCGTGGATGTGCTGAGAAACGGCATAAATCACGGTCCCCATAGCGTGGACCTGTTCTACGGCACGCCGACTCCCGGCAACACTGCAGCGGAGGAGCGCTACGCCCAGAACCGCTTCACCGTGACCCGGCAGCTTCGGTACAGCAACAACGAAACTGCCCTGGCGCTTGACCTGGGTTTGTTCGTGAACGGACTGCCTATCGCCACCCTTGAACTCAAGAACAGCCTGACCAAGCAGACAGTCGGTGACGCCATTGAACAGTACAAACGTGACCGCGACCCGCGTGAACGCCTATTCGAGTTGGGACGCTGCATCGCCCACTTCGCGGTAGACGACAGTGAGGTCTACTTTTGCACCCAACTGGCAGGTAAGGCGTCATGGTTCCTCCCCTTCAACCGGGGCTGGAACCAGGGGGGAGGCAACCCGCCAAACCCGAATGGACTCAAGACGGCTTACTTCTGGGAAGAGGTGCTGCATCCCCAGAGCCTGACCAACATTCTGGAAAACTACGCTCAGGTCGTTGAAGAGGAAAATCCCAAGAAACCGGGCAAGAAGAAGCGCAAAGCCATCTTCCCGCGTTACCACCAGCTGGACGCGGTCCGGAAGCTCCTGGCAGACGTGCAAGCGCGTGGCGCGGGTCAGCGCTACCTGATTCAGCACTCAGCGGGCAGTGGTAAGTCCAACTCCATCGCTTGGCTGGCGCACCAACTGGTGGGCTTGCAGCGTGATGGTCAGCCTGTCTTCGACTCGGTGGTGGTCGTGACGGACCGCCGCATCCTCGACAAGCAGATTCGTGACACCATCCGGCAGTTTGCTCAGGTCAAGTCCACTGTAGGACACGCCGTTCACTCCGGCGACCTGCGAACCTTTCTCCAGAGTGGCAAGAAGATCATCATCACCACCGTCCAGAAGTTCCCCTTCATCCTTGATGAAATCAGCCTGGAACAGGGCAAAAGCTTCGCCATCCTGATTGATGAGGCGCACTCCAGCCAGAGCGGACGCAGCGCGGCTGCCATGAATCAGGCGATGTCGGGAGACCATCTACCCGCAGCTTCAGCGGACGAGGGAGAGCAGGACACCGAAGACTGGATCAACGAAGCCCTGGACAAGCGGATGCAGTCCCGCAAGATGCTGAAGAACGCCAGTTACTTCGCGTTCACCGCTACGCCCAAGAACCGCACGCTGGAAACCTTCGGCACACCCGTTCAGCAGCAGGGGCAGGTGCAGCATCTCCCTTTCCACGTCTACAGCATGAAGCAGGCAACCCAGGAGGGCTTCATCATGGACGTGCTGAAGAGTTACACGCCTGTTCAGAGCTATTACCGCCTGGTGAAGAAGGTGGAAGCCGACCCGGAGTTTGATGCCAAGCGCGCCCAGAAGAAGCTACGGAACTATGTTGAGGGACACCAGCACGCTATCCGCACCAAGGCGGAGATTATGGTGGACCACTTCCATGAGCAGGTCATCGCGCAGCAGAAGGTAGGCGGCGAAGCGCGGGCCATGATCGTGACCGGCAGCATTCAGCGCGCCATCGAGTATTTCCACGCGGTACGCGACTACCTGAGTGAGCGCAAGAGCCCTTACAAAGCCATCGTCGCCTTCTCTGGAGAGCCGGAGTACGGCGGGGTCAAAGTCACTGAAGCTAGCCTGAACGGGTTTCCTTCGCAGGACATTCCAGACCGTATTCAGGAAGATCCCTACCGCTTCCTGATCTGCGCCGACAAGTTCCAGACGGGCTACGATGAACCGCTGCTCCACACCATGTATGTAGACAAGCCTCTGTCCGGCATCAAAGCGGTCCAGACCCTCTCCCGGCTGAACCGTGCCCATCCCAAGAAGCATGACGTGTTCGTGCTCGACTTCCAGAACGATACGGAAGTCATTCAGAAATCGTTCGAGCCGTATTACCGCACCACGGTGCTTAGCGACGAAACCGACCCCAACAAGCTGCACGACCTCAAGAGCGACCTGGACGGCATGCAGGTGTACAGCCCTGAGCAGGTTGACGCGCTGGTGGAGCTGTATCTCTCTGGCGCACAGCGTGACCGCCTGGACCCGATTCTGGATGCCTGCGTTGCGGACTACAACGAACTGGATGAAGAGCAGCAGGTGGAGTTCAAGGGGAATGCCAAATCGTTTGTCCGCATCTACAGCTTCCTGGCAGCACTTCTCCCCTACTCTGACGCTGCCTGGGAGAAGCTCTCCATCTTCCTCAACTTCCTGATTCCCAAGCTGCCTGCGCCCAAGGAAGAAGACCTGTCTCGCGGGATTCTGGAAACCATCGACATGGACAGTTACCGCGCCGAGAAACAGGCGATGCAGCACATCGCGCTGACCGATAAAGACGGCACTGTGGACCCAACGCCTGGTGCAGGAGTGCTAGGCAAAGCCGAAGCGGAGCTGGATACTCTCTCGCACATTCTCAAGGCATTCAATGACCAGTTCGGAAACATTCAGTGGTCAGATAAGGACAAGCTCCATAAGCTGATTACCGAGGAGATTCCAGCGCGAGTCGCTGAAGACATTGCCTACCAGAATGCTATGCGCAACTCTAGTAAGCAGAATGCCCGAATTGAAGGTAATAAGGCGCTAGGACGAGTACTGGTAGCACTGATGAAGGACAACACTGAGCTTTTCAAACAGTACTCGGATAATGGGAGCTTCCAGAAGTGGATGCAGGATATGGTCTTCGACCTGACCTACAACGAGAACCAGCGGGGGCTCTAG
- a CDS encoding DUF6508 domain-containing protein, translated as MSLSVTQRIALKNLAQFQPIFSASDFQLYEVKSVVKGNRLITSAAPYYHPEFARFLDLLSRNRLFQAGGEGDSRLLDDETALSQATPEELGSVLAYLSRAEQYSPGSWVSAFHSGALDRILKRAAELSTPTGEPSHG; from the coding sequence ATGAGCCTCTCTGTTACACAGCGCATTGCCCTGAAGAATCTGGCGCAGTTCCAGCCCATCTTCAGCGCCTCAGATTTCCAGCTTTACGAAGTCAAGAGCGTTGTAAAAGGTAACCGGCTCATCACCAGCGCCGCTCCGTACTATCACCCTGAGTTCGCACGCTTCCTTGATCTGCTCTCGCGCAACCGGCTGTTTCAGGCTGGTGGAGAAGGAGATAGCCGACTTCTTGACGATGAAACGGCACTCAGCCAAGCCACTCCAGAAGAACTCGGCAGTGTCCTCGCTTATCTCAGCCGCGCAGAACAGTACTCGCCGGGCAGCTGGGTCTCCGCTTTCCACAGTGGCGCCCTGGACCGCATCCTCAAGCGTGCCGCCGAACTCAGCACCCCTACAGGAGAACCCTCGCATGGCTAA
- a CDS encoding IS4 family transposase has protein sequence MIAARSINHHDLSPHMPGISTPQAKKRRADRTFRDEQLDMDFFIALLVVHLPPGKVLLSLDRTNWEHGETPINFLVLGAVVHGFTLPLIWVPLDESGNSHTYARMWLVLKLLRVLPAKRWQGLVADREFIGAEWFRFLRRQGIKRAIRIRHSDMLDDTNGKEWFKHVQHGHFHEIDEKVFVFGELMRVVATRSSTGDLVIIATDFSARKTWKLYKQRWSIECTFSSFKMRGFDLERTGMTERSRLQRLFGLVTLAWVFCLRLGVWLGQTQPIPVLKHGRRAVSLVRHGAQHLVDALRWKPKQFMAVLDLLTQPFCPPGAPLDEVVTY, from the coding sequence ATGATTGCCGCGAGGAGCATCAATCATCACGACCTGAGTCCTCACATGCCCGGTATCAGCACGCCGCAAGCCAAGAAAAGAAGGGCGGACCGAACCTTCCGGGATGAGCAGCTGGACATGGACTTTTTCATCGCTCTGCTCGTCGTCCATCTTCCACCGGGGAAGGTGTTGCTGAGTCTGGACCGCACCAACTGGGAGCATGGGGAAACGCCCATCAATTTTCTGGTGCTTGGAGCCGTGGTTCATGGCTTCACCCTGCCCCTGATTTGGGTTCCTCTTGATGAGTCTGGGAACAGCCATACCTATGCCCGTATGTGGCTGGTATTGAAGCTCCTCCGCGTCTTGCCAGCGAAACGCTGGCAAGGCCTGGTGGCTGACCGTGAGTTCATCGGTGCGGAGTGGTTCCGTTTTCTCCGTCGTCAAGGCATCAAGCGGGCGATCCGCATTCGGCACAGCGACATGCTGGACGACACGAATGGGAAGGAATGGTTTAAGCACGTCCAGCACGGTCATTTCCATGAAATCGACGAAAAGGTGTTCGTGTTTGGCGAACTCATGCGGGTGGTCGCGACGAGGTCATCCACAGGTGACCTCGTCATCATTGCCACAGATTTCAGCGCTCGGAAGACCTGGAAGCTGTACAAGCAGCGCTGGTCAATCGAGTGCACCTTCAGCAGCTTCAAGATGCGAGGCTTCGACCTGGAGCGGACTGGGATGACGGAAAGGAGCCGTCTACAGCGGCTCTTTGGCCTGGTGACACTGGCCTGGGTGTTCTGCTTGCGCCTGGGGGTCTGGCTGGGCCAGACCCAGCCCATCCCCGTTCTCAAGCATGGTCGTAGAGCGGTCAGTCTGGTGCGGCACGGTGCTCAGCATCTCGTGGATGCCTTACGGTGGAAACCCAAACAGTTCATGGCTGTCCTAGACCTGTTGACCCAGCCCTTTTGCCCACCAGGAGCGCCTTTAGACGAAGTTGTCACCTACTGA
- a CDS encoding transposase codes for MKLLFLDEAAIWLTQPNTYSWRPIQQPLRVPTSKARGIRARLNLMGVVEYGSGTVFYREIEGNTTGQAVVDFIEVLAADANPECPTVVLVDRASVHTCSAVNQQRKRWQDLGLIIAHLPAYSPELNDMEPQWRHLKYQELPERHYQNKTDLRRAVGGANWGIAI; via the coding sequence CTGAAACTTCTTTTCCTCGACGAAGCCGCTATTTGGTTGACTCAACCCAATACCTATAGCTGGCGACCTATTCAGCAGCCCCTCCGTGTACCCACGAGTAAAGCTCGTGGTATCCGTGCCCGATTGAACTTAATGGGAGTTGTGGAATATGGGTCTGGAACAGTGTTTTACCGAGAGATAGAGGGAAATACTACAGGTCAGGCCGTTGTGGATTTCATCGAGGTTCTTGCTGCTGATGCGAATCCAGAATGTCCTACGGTTGTCCTTGTGGACCGAGCAAGTGTGCACACTTGCTCGGCAGTGAACCAGCAACGGAAGAGGTGGCAGGACCTCGGTCTCATCATCGCCCATCTCCCCGCCTACAGCCCTGAACTCAATGATATGGAGCCCCAGTGGCGACACCTGAAATATCAAGAGTTGCCAGAACGCCACTACCAGAACAAAACAGATTTGCGAAGGGCAGTTGGTGGAGCCAACTGGGGAATTGCAATATGA
- a CDS encoding winged helix-turn-helix domain-containing protein: MGILTATRVRRVITLYREGGLDALKERIHPGSKSQITPEIGEDLKRLIAQDDRVWTAKTVGEYLVQEHGIHLKHTAITDQLHKLGLTWQRTRYVVAGQADPEEKARFKENLEVVKRGPSSAS; encoded by the coding sequence ATGGGTATCCTGACTGCTACCCGCGTACGTCGTGTCATTACCCTTTACCGCGAAGGTGGCCTAGATGCGCTCAAAGAGCGCATCCACCCTGGAAGCAAGAGTCAGATTACGCCTGAGATTGGCGAAGATTTGAAACGGCTGATTGCTCAAGATGACCGAGTGTGGACCGCCAAGACAGTGGGTGAATATCTCGTCCAAGAACATGGCATACACCTCAAACACACGGCTATTACGGACCAGCTCCATAAGCTGGGACTGACTTGGCAGCGTACCCGCTACGTCGTTGCTGGACAAGCTGACCCAGAGGAAAAAGCCAGGTTCAAGGAAAACCTTGAAGTGGTAAAAAGGGGGCCAAGTTCGGCCTCCTGA
- a CDS encoding GmrSD restriction endonuclease domain-containing protein, producing the protein MANELYSVTSHSISNLLGWIDSGSIAIPEIQRPFVWNSTQVRDLLDSLYRGFPVGYIITWQNPNVRLKDGNIANGQRILIDGQQRVTALMTSLRGIQVIDKDYTKRRIRIAFNPIEERFEVTNPAIERDSSWIADVSEVLKPGAQIFSMMNTYLAANPDVDQNQVTGSIQRLKDMDVKQVGVIQLAEHLDIETVNEIFIRVNSKGVSLSQADFVMSKIAASEQHGGHQLRKAIDYFSRLSRYPEFLDTIQRDSDFKPEFLSKMRWLANYSDDIYQPDYTDMLRVAFTSEFGRGRLQDLVALLSGRDFEIKQNFESIAEASFAQLEAGVLRFMNETHFKRFVMIIRSAGFITPKLLNSGNALNFAYVVYLKGRADGMEQHQLERLVTRWYAMSVLTGRYSGSAETAFDRDIRLLTERGLERGVQQAVSAALGENFWEVALPEALNTSRSTTTGFLAYQAAQARANDYGFLSQSIRVPDLLVNRTDIHHIYPADFLKRQGLPSRKYNQVANYVLAQQEINIRIGNKDPQVYFSELREQVRGGEVKYGGITDEQQLRDNLAVHCIPANMLDDSGMPYEDFLEQRRYLMAQKVKAWFESL; encoded by the coding sequence ATGGCTAACGAACTGTACAGCGTCACTTCCCATAGCATCAGCAACCTGCTCGGCTGGATTGATTCCGGCAGCATCGCCATTCCTGAAATCCAGCGCCCCTTCGTCTGGAACAGTACCCAGGTGCGTGATCTGCTGGATTCGCTCTACCGGGGCTTTCCGGTGGGCTACATCATCACCTGGCAGAATCCCAACGTGCGCCTTAAAGACGGCAACATCGCAAATGGTCAGCGCATCCTGATCGACGGGCAGCAGCGGGTCACGGCGCTGATGACTTCCCTGCGGGGCATTCAGGTCATCGACAAGGACTACACCAAGCGCCGCATCCGCATCGCCTTCAACCCCATAGAAGAGCGGTTTGAGGTCACCAACCCCGCCATCGAGAGAGACTCGTCCTGGATTGCCGATGTCAGCGAAGTGCTCAAGCCTGGGGCACAGATCTTCAGCATGATGAACACCTACCTTGCTGCCAACCCTGACGTGGACCAGAACCAGGTCACGGGGAGTATCCAGCGCCTCAAGGACATGGACGTGAAGCAGGTCGGCGTGATTCAGCTGGCAGAGCACTTGGACATTGAAACGGTGAACGAGATCTTCATACGCGTGAACTCCAAGGGCGTGTCGCTCTCGCAGGCTGACTTTGTAATGTCCAAGATTGCCGCCAGCGAGCAGCACGGTGGTCACCAGCTGCGCAAAGCCATCGACTACTTCAGCCGCTTGAGCCGCTATCCAGAGTTTCTGGACACCATTCAGCGCGACAGCGACTTCAAGCCAGAGTTCCTGAGTAAGATGCGCTGGCTTGCCAACTACAGCGACGACATCTATCAGCCCGACTACACCGACATGCTGCGGGTGGCGTTCACCTCAGAGTTCGGACGCGGGCGCTTGCAGGATCTGGTGGCGCTGCTGTCCGGACGTGACTTTGAAATCAAGCAGAATTTCGAGAGCATCGCTGAAGCGTCCTTCGCTCAGCTGGAAGCAGGCGTGCTGCGGTTCATGAACGAAACCCATTTCAAGCGCTTTGTGATGATTATCCGCTCGGCGGGCTTCATCACGCCCAAGCTGCTTAACAGCGGCAACGCGCTGAACTTCGCCTATGTCGTGTACCTCAAGGGGCGCGCAGACGGCATGGAGCAGCACCAGCTGGAGCGGCTGGTCACCCGCTGGTATGCCATGTCGGTGCTGACAGGTCGCTACTCTGGCAGCGCCGAGACCGCCTTTGACCGCGATATCCGCCTGCTGACCGAGCGCGGACTGGAACGCGGCGTGCAGCAAGCCGTCAGCGCCGCACTGGGCGAGAACTTCTGGGAAGTCGCTCTCCCCGAAGCCCTCAACACCTCGCGCTCTACCACTACCGGCTTCCTGGCATACCAAGCTGCGCAGGCCCGGGCGAACGATTACGGCTTCCTCTCACAGTCCATCCGGGTGCCCGACCTGCTGGTCAACCGTACCGACATTCACCACATCTACCCAGCGGACTTTCTCAAGCGTCAGGGGCTGCCCAGCCGCAAGTACAACCAGGTTGCCAACTACGTCCTGGCACAGCAGGAAATCAACATCCGAATCGGCAACAAAGACCCGCAGGTGTACTTCAGCGAACTGCGCGAGCAGGTGCGCGGCGGTGAAGTGAAGTACGGCGGCATCACCGACGAACAGCAGCTGCGTGACAACCTGGCGGTTCACTGCATCCCCGCCAACATGCTGGACGACTCTGGCATGCCCTACGAGGACTTTCTGGAGCAGCGCCGCTACCTGATGGCACAGAAGGTGAAAGCGTGGTTCGAGAGCCTATGA
- a CDS encoding restriction endonuclease subunit S, which produces MQYDAIYTWKLLISTAYSVYRVRDIQELSPDYLNYLVRSSHFQWELQVRSKGIWISRLQLTDDSFLNAPFPLPTLEEQAAIVRYLSHADHRIRKLIAAKQRMIRLLQEQKQVIIHQAVTRGLDPDVRLKPSGVEWLGDVPEGWEVQNLGSLISYRSERNQPDLPLLSVIREKGVILRNRESKEENHNFIPDDLSNYKVVREGDLVINKMKAWQGSMGLAPHDGIVSPAYFVFRFAVPYLPYGAALLRSKAYVALFARASDGVRTGQWDLSIQRMKRIPILIPPASEQRAIVKYINAETAKLNQAITRAEQEIALLREYRTRLIADVVTGKLDVREAAAGLPELEQEGLVEEAVDGELEDATELEEAGSADEE; this is translated from the coding sequence TTGCAATATGATGCAATCTACACCTGGAAGCTACTTATCAGTACCGCCTACAGCGTTTATAGAGTCCGAGACATACAAGAGTTATCTCCTGACTACCTTAACTATTTGGTTAGATCTTCGCACTTCCAGTGGGAACTGCAAGTGCGCTCCAAAGGAATTTGGATTTCCCGCCTGCAGCTAACTGACGATTCATTCCTCAATGCACCGTTCCCACTACCTACACTTGAAGAGCAAGCCGCCATCGTCCGTTACCTCAGCCACGCCGACCACCGCATCCGCAAACTCATTGCCGCCAAGCAGCGGATGATTCGGCTGTTGCAAGAGCAGAAGCAGGTCATCATCCATCAGGCGGTGACACGCGGGCTAGACCCTGACGTGCGGCTGAAGCCCAGTGGTGTGGAGTGGCTGGGGGACGTGCCGGAGGGGTGGGAGGTGCAGAATCTTGGTTCTCTCATTTCATATAGGAGTGAACGTAACCAACCAGATCTTCCTCTCCTCTCTGTCATACGGGAGAAGGGAGTTATCCTTCGTAACCGGGAAAGCAAAGAGGAGAACCACAACTTCATCCCCGATGATCTTTCTAATTACAAGGTAGTCCGAGAAGGTGATTTAGTCATTAACAAAATGAAAGCGTGGCAGGGTTCCATGGGCCTGGCACCCCATGATGGCATAGTAAGCCCCGCTTATTTCGTCTTTCGCTTTGCAGTCCCGTACCTTCCTTATGGCGCAGCGTTACTAAGGAGTAAAGCTTACGTAGCCCTATTTGCCCGTGCATCGGATGGTGTCAGAACAGGTCAGTGGGATTTGTCAATTCAGCGTATGAAGCGCATACCGATTCTCATACCCCCTGCTTCTGAGCAGAGAGCCATCGTCAAGTACATAAACGCAGAAACCGCCAAGTTAAACCAGGCAATCACCCGTGCTGAGCAGGAAATCGCCCTCCTCCGCGAATATCGTACTCGCCTGATTGCTGATGTGGTCACAGGCAAGCTGGATGTGCGGGAGGCAGCGGCGGGGCTGCCAGAGCTGGAGCAGGAAGGCTTGGTGGAGGAAGCCGTTGACGGTGAACTGGAGGACGCTACGGAGTTGGAAGAAGCTGGCTCAGCGGATGAAGAGTAG
- a CDS encoding Glu/Leu/Phe/Val dehydrogenase family protein, producing the protein MLIFEELQVRGHESLSLIQHPMTGLRAVLAVHSTALGPAIAGVRLRRMDEEALVRSALDLSESLTYKSALAGLNFGGGACVIMPGDENLLGSRAQPHTREALFRALGRELRPLSSRVILTEDIGVTPRDISFVAQETPGTLGQHTDTSRVTGYGVYRGMKAAAKYVLDSESMRGVRVAIYGLGGVGRELAEHLAREGARLIVADSRPHVMQELVEDLGAEAMEPADILDAPCDVFAPCASGSSIPAAAVSRLQCRMIAGSEHHPLTRAGEDAVREAGIVYIPDFAINSAGLIAAAQGVSKEEAAEQVYQNVARICEVAQHVAQPVHLVARMMAEQRISLIGSLGRGE; encoded by the coding sequence ATGCTGATCTTTGAAGAATTGCAGGTCAGGGGCCACGAATCCCTCTCGCTGATTCAGCATCCCATGACGGGCCTGCGGGCCGTGCTGGCGGTTCATTCCACGGCACTGGGGCCGGCCATCGCGGGCGTGCGCCTGCGCCGAATGGATGAGGAAGCCCTGGTGCGCTCAGCGCTGGACCTCAGCGAGAGCCTCACCTACAAGTCGGCCTTGGCGGGCCTGAACTTCGGCGGTGGGGCCTGCGTGATCATGCCCGGCGACGAGAATCTGCTGGGCAGCCGCGCCCAGCCGCATACCCGTGAGGCCCTCTTCCGCGCCCTGGGCCGCGAGCTGCGCCCCCTCAGTAGCCGGGTCATCCTGACCGAAGACATTGGGGTGACGCCACGCGATATTTCCTTTGTGGCCCAGGAAACGCCAGGCACTCTGGGTCAGCACACCGATACCAGCCGCGTGACCGGATACGGGGTGTACCGGGGCATGAAAGCGGCAGCCAAGTATGTGCTGGACAGCGAAAGTATGCGCGGTGTCCGGGTGGCGATCTATGGTTTGGGTGGCGTGGGCCGTGAACTGGCCGAGCACCTCGCCCGCGAGGGAGCCCGCCTGATCGTGGCCGACAGTCGTCCCCACGTGATGCAGGAACTGGTGGAAGATCTGGGTGCCGAGGCCATGGAGCCTGCCGACATTCTGGACGCGCCCTGCGATGTGTTTGCCCCCTGCGCCAGCGGCAGCAGTATTCCAGCAGCGGCCGTGTCCCGCCTGCAGTGCCGCATGATTGCCGGCAGCGAACACCACCCGCTGACCCGCGCCGGAGAAGATGCCGTGCGTGAGGCCGGGATCGTCTACATTCCCGACTTTGCCATTAATAGCGCTGGGCTGATCGCGGCCGCGCAGGGCGTGAGCAAAGAGGAGGCCGCCGAGCAGGTGTATCAGAATGTCGCACGGATCTGCGAGGTCGCGCAGCATGTGGCGCAGCCGGTTCATCTGGTGGCCCGCATGATGGCAGAGCAGCGGATTTCCCTGATCGGTTCACTGGGCCGGGGGGAGTAG